GCAGAAGTTGTCCTTCGTCAGATAGAAGACGCGAGCTTAGGCGCCGATGCTGGTTGAAGCCGGTGGAGTCGTAGGATCAGCCTTTTGCTGCATGATTAGCATATTTCCAGAGATGCCGAGGGGGATTCCTTCTTTTTCGAAGGTCAGGATAATGCGTCGACGCAGCTCGCGCAGAACACCATCCCGTTGGTTAGCTCGAACCCGGATGTGGACCGGATAGATGATCTCGCGGCCGCGGATTTCATTAACTCCCAAAATATCGGGCGCAGAGATGATGATGTCTTTAAAAGCTGAATCGTTCCGGACGTCATTGGCAAGTTTGCGAAGAACCTCCATCACACGATCAGGGTTGGCGCTGGCATCGACAGAGACCGGAAGCTGCGCGATCGAAAAGTCTCGGGATTGATTTGAAACTGTGGCGATCTGGCTGTTCGGGATGACGTATAGAGCGCCGTCGCCATCGCGAAGCCTTGTGCTGCGAAGAGAAAGGTCTTCGACCGTGCCCTTCAAGCCGGCGATGGTGACGACCTCTCCAACGTTGTACTGATCTTCCAGCAGGATGAAAATTCCGTTGATCATGTCCTTGAAGATCGATTGCGCTCCCAAACCGATTCCCACGCCGAGGATACCGGCTGATGCGAGAAGCGGCTGATAGGGGATATCAAAGATCGTTAGGACCTGAAGAAAAGCGAGAAATCCAATGACTCCATAGGATGTGGCGCGGAGAATGGAGGCCATGGTCCGGAGCTGGGCTGCACGGTGAAAGTTTCCAACCTGTTGTTCAGCCCTCTTCCGCAATCGCTTTACAAAAAACTGCACGATCCGCAGCAATATGAAGGTGATGATAAGAACTCCCAGTAATTTGGGGGCTTTATCTCGAACAAAGATCAGAATGTCCTGGTGCCACCCGTGGGAGAGAACATAGGAGAGGCGCTCTTCTTCTGGGATTCCTTGCAGGGCTATGGCCAAGTGGAGCATGATACTGGCATCTCGCTTTCGCGCTAAAGTTATTTCTCTTCAGGATGCAGGAACTCTGAACGGGGATGCAATCGCGGCGAAGAGGAAAGGAGAGCCTGATGATCGGACATCGTTTTACCGGCATGTGGGTTTTCCTTGTGATGAGCAGTATGGTTGGTTTTGCTCAGGGGCAAAGCGGATCGCTTCCGCCAATCCAGACATCGCCCACACGGTCAAACTATCCTCCTCCTGGAGGGATAAACCCTATGGGCAGCGATCCTTCGGCGGCACCCGATGCTCTAAGTGCCCGGATTGTAGAACAACAGGCACGAACTCGAAATGCGGAAAGACAAAAGCGGCTCGAAGCGGATACCGATAAGCTGGTCGGCCTGGTTACGGACTTTAAGCAGCAGGTACAGAGTGAAAGAAAACTGTCTCCCGACGATGTCGGGAAACGAGCCGAAGAGATCGAAAAGCTTGCCCGGAGCGTCAAGGATCGAATGAAGGGCTGACTGAACCTGTGGGAGGATCTCTGCGCCAGCAAACCGTTTTCACCGTCACTCCCTTGAATGCGCATAGAGGGCGAAGTCTCCAAGGAAAATCAGCCCTGTGCAATTCTCTGGTTTATCAGGCAGGCTCAGGGCAAAAAAAATGCATTGTCCCCCTCATTGACCCTGTTTATCGCTACATGCTCTAATTGGCCGCTCTGCGGAGCCAACCCTGGAAAGACCGCTGAAGTGGAAGTTGCTGATTCAAGGAGACCTTTTGCATGTATGGATTGAGCCTTTTGGCTATGTCGCTTCAAGAGCAGGTTCCTTTAACCCCTGCAACAGGAGACGGAAGTAACGGACAGATTTGGCTATGGATTGCGCTTGCAGTGGGAATACTCGCTCTGGTTGCAGCCGTTCTATTGGCACGCATGGTGATTGCTGCCGACACAGGAACCCCGGATATGCAGGTCATCTCGAATGCGATCCGTGAGGGAGCCGAAGCGTTTCTCCGTAGACAGTATCGTACGATCGGGATCATCGCGGTTGTTCTCGCCGTAATTCTTTTCATCGGATATCACATGTCGGAGCGCACGGCTCCGTATGCCTGGAAGATGGTTGTGAGCTTCCTGGTGGGAGCAATCTGTTCGGCAGTCGCTGGCTATACAGGGATGTACTGTTCGATTCGGGCCAATATCCGGACGGCATCCGCTGCCCGAACCAGCCTCAATCGGGCGCTGCAGATGGCACTTCGAGGAGGCGCTGTCACCGGCTTGGTGGTTGTAGCGCTCTCGTTAGTCGGGATTGGGCTGTTGTTCCTCCTCTTTGGAGGGTTGGAAAATCCCAGGGCTGTACCTTACCAATTGGTGGGTTTTGGGTTCGGAGCTTCTCTGGTCGCTCTCTTTGCCCAGCTTGGTGGCGGTATCTACACCAAGGCCGCCGATGTGGGAGCTGATCTTGTCGGAAAGGTTGAAGCCGGAATCCCTGAAGATGATCCACGCAATCCTGCGGTGATCGCTGATCTGGTTGGGGACAACGTGGGAGACTGTGCTGGTCGTGGCGCGGATATCTTCGAATCGACCGCTGCGGAAAATGTTGGCGCAATGGTCCTTGGAGCGGCGCTCTACCCGGTCTTCGGGATTAAGGGAATTTTGTTTCCCCTCGTCGTCCATGCCATCAACCTGATCGCAAGTATCGTGGGAGTTTTCGTCGTGAAGTCGAGCGAGCAGGAAGATCCCATGCACGCTCTCAACCGCGGCTTTTACCTTACATCGACCTTGGCGCTGCTCGGCTTCGCCGGAGCAGTGTATGGCATGCTCAATGGTCCGGCAGTCGAACCGATCTGGCTGCTCGGATGCGGTGTCATTGGTCTGGCGACTGCGTTTCTGTTTGTCTGGATCACCGAGTACTACACCGAGTCGGTCTACCGCCCGGTCAAGTCCATCGCGGAAGCCTCATTGACTGGACCGGCGACAAACATTATCAGCGGACTGGCCGTTGGCATGGAGACTCCTGCGTTGCCCGTCATCGTCATCTCGGCGGCTCTCCTGTTGAGCTATTACTTCGGCGTTCGTGGCCTGGCTGGCGTGGTGGGCATCAGTGAGTACGAGAAAGGCATTTATGGAACAGCCATTGCCACGATGGGAATGTTGAGCTGCGCAGCGTACATTCTGGCCATGGATACCTTCGGGCCGATCACCGATAACGCTGGCGGCATCATTGAAATGTCGCACCAGCCGCACGAGATCCGCGAACGGACAGACAAGCTGGATTCGGCTGGCAACACGACCAAGGCCCTGACCAAGGGATATGCCATCGGTTCGGCATCTCTCGCGGCATTCCTCCTCTTTTCTGCTTACCTGGAGGAGATTAAGACCATCGTGATCGACAAGGTAACAAACGCTGGCGGTTATATGCCCGCCGGTTGGAGCTTCACCAATATCAATCTTGCTCAGGTTCCCGTCTTTGTAGGAGCTTTGCTCGGAGCGATGTTGACTTACCTGTTCAGCTCGCTTGCAATCAAAGCGGTAGGCCGAACCGCACAGATGGTCGTTCAGGATGTGAGGGCGCAGTTCCGTGAGAACCCAGGCATTATGGAGGGTACATCCAAGCCCGACTATGGTCGCTGCGTCCACATCGTAACCGGGGCTGCTCTACGCGAGATGGTTGTGCCCGGGCTGCTCGCGGTCGGGCTTCCTGTTGTTGTGGGGCTCATCTTCCGTCATTTCAGCTCGAGCTACCACGCCAGCACCGCTGCTTATGCCCCAGGAACCGTTCTTCCGGTTCCTGCGATTGCAGGACACGCCGTAAACCTTGGCGGCGCAGAAGCGGTCGCAGGTTTGCTGATGGTTGGAACTATCTCAGGCATTCTGCTTGCCATGCTGATGAACAATGGTGGCGGTGCGTGGGACAACGCCAAGAAGTTTATTGAGACCGGACAATACGGTGGGAAGAAGAGTGAGGCCCACAAAGCCGCTGTGGTTGGTGATACTGTTGGTGACCCCTTCAAGGACACTGCTGGACCCAGCCTTCACGTCCTCATCAAACTTCTGGCTACCATTACGTTGGTTCTTGCGCCGCTCTTTGTGTAAGAGTTGTTGCGTACACTCAATCTTCTATTCCAGAGCGCGACATTTTGTCGCGCTCTGTCTTTAAAAACAACTTGACTGCATTCGTAGAACCGGATCGATGAATTCGTATACTGAATCCTTTTTCTTGAATGCAGAACGCGGTTGACAATTATGCCCTCGATTCGTTAGTCCCGATATTTGCCTGGCACGTCAAATCGGCTCCGTAACCGGTACAATCTTCTACGGTAGTGCAGAATTTTGCCTGCCAGGGATAAGATCTATGGCTCGTCAATCAGGTGTTGGAGTAATGGAGAAGAAGAAGGCTGCTGAGGCTGTAAGCGGAACCACGCTTACGCGCGAGCAGCTGGTCCGGTTCTATCGACTCATGTATCTGTCGCGACGGACGGATGATCGCGAAATCGTTCTCAAGCGGCAACAAAAAATCTTCTTCCAAATCTCCTGTGCAGGCCATGAAGCCTTGTTGGTTGCAGCCGGAATGGCGATGCGGCCGGGATACGATTGGTTCTTTCCGTACTATCGAGATCGCGCAATCTGCCTTACGCTGGGACAGACCGTAGAGGACCAATTACTTCAGGCAGTGGGCGCAGCGGACGATCCTTCCAGTGGTGGCCGTCAGATGCCGTCTCACTGGTCTAGTCCACAGCTGCATATTGTCAGCCCATCATCTTCCACGGCGACACAATGCTTGCACGCGGTGGGTTGCTCAGAAGCAGGACGATACTTCTCGAAACATCCTGAAGCTGCGGCAAAGCATGATGGGGATTATCGCGCATTTAAGGATGTTGCATTTCATGGCGACGAAGTGGTTTACACCTCTATCGGGGAAGGAGCGACCAGCCAGGGAGAGTTCTGGGAGGCGTTAAATACCGCCAGCAATGAAAAACTACCAGTGCTATTCGTTATCGAAGACAATGGCTATGCCATCTCAACTCCTGTAGAGACCAATACTCCTGGTGGAAACATCTCGCGATTGGTGGCGAATTTTCCCAACTTCCATTTCGCCGAGGTCGATGGCACCGACCCGATTGCCAGCTACAACGCAATGGTCGAAGCGGTGGCTTGGTGCCGCTCCGGGAAAGGACCGGCGTTCGTTCACGGACATGTCATCCGTCCTTACTCCCACTCGCTGAGCGACGATGAACGACTTTATCGTCCAGCGTCAGAGCTTGAAGCCGATGCTTTGCGCGACCCCATCTCGCGGATGCAGATGTGGCTCCTCCGTGAAGGAATCCTCGATGCGGACGCTATCAATCGGTTGGAACGTCAGGTGGACGAAGAGGTGCAGCGCGCTGCTGATAAGGCGGTCATCGCGCCTTTCCCAACCCCAGACACCATCCTGAAGCACGTCTACTCCGAACACCTCACTCCAATGGATTCCTCCTTTGATCGCAAGCCCGAGATCACGGCCGACCGGAGTGAACGGACGATGGCCGACCTGATTAATCTCTGCCTCAAAGACGAGATGCGGCGTGACGATAGGATCGTCGTGTTTGGAGAAGATGTTGCTGATGCCACTCGCGATCAGCCTCTGCGGGAAGGCAAGTTGAAGGGCAAAGGCGGAGTCTTCAAACTGACCTCTGGATTGCAGTTGGAATTTGGAAACGACCGCGTCTGGAACTCACCGCTTGCTGAAGCCAATATCGTTGGCCGAGCGATCGGAATGGCAGTTCGTGGTTTGAAACCTGTCGTCGAAATTCAGTTCTTCGATTACATCTGGCCTGCCATGCACCAAATGCGGAACGAGATGTCTGTACTGCGCTGGCGCTCGAATGATGGCTTTAGCTGCCCTATGGTGATGCGTGTTCCGATCGGTGGCTATCTGACGGGTGGTTCGATCTATCACTCTCAGTCCGGGGAGAGCATCTTTACCCACACCCCTGGTGTGAGAGTTGTCATGCCGTCGAATGCGCTCGATGCTCTGGGGCTTCTCCGTACCGCGATTCGTTGCGATGATCCTGTGCTCTTTCTAGAGCACAAGCGCTTGTATCGCGAGACCTTTGGCAGGGGAATCTATCCTGGTCCGGACTATACGATTCCGTTCGGCAAAGCGAGTATCGTCCGTCCGGGCAAAGATCTCACCTTGGTCACCTATGGTGCTGTGGTTCCCAGAGCGCTGCAGGCAGCGCAGAAGATCCATCGCGAAAAGGGAATCGACGTTGAGTTGATCGACCTTCGCAGTTTGTCTCCCTATGACTGGGAGACGATCGCCGAAAGTGTCCGGAAGACCAATCGCGTCATTGTCGCCCATGAAGACATGATGAGTTGGGGGTATGGAGCGGAGATCGCTGCGCGGATCGCAGACGAACTCTTCCACGATCTTGATGCGCCAGTCCGACGTGTGGCCGCTATGGATACCTTCGTCGCCTATCAACCTCTGCTGGAAGACGTTATCCTTCCTCAATCCCAGGATTTATATGAGGCGATTGAAAAACTCGCTGCCTTTTAGCACCTTAAATTGCAGTTAGAGAGATTTACGGCGAAACTTCTCACCTCGGATGACGTTGGTATTGATCAAAGGAGCCCTTGGAGGCTTCCAGACGGCATCTCAGGAGAGAGGCATGGCTCAGTTCTCCATTACACGGCGAGGCTTCATGAAGGGCGGCGCTTTGGCGCTGGTTGGAACCTCAACGATCCCCAGTTTCCTTACTCGTTCTGTCCTGGCCGAAGCGACCACCGCAGCCGCAAACCATAAAAAGCTGGTCGTACTGTTCCAACGCGGAGCCGCCGATGGCCTGAATATCGTCGTGCCCTATCGTGAAAAAAATTACTACGCCATGCGGCCGTCGATTGCCATTCGCGAGAATGAGGTTCTGGATCTGAATGGCTTCTTTGGCCTGCATCCATCGATGGCCTCTCTTAAGCCACTGTATGACCAGGGACACCTCGCTATTGTGCACGCAGCGGGTTCTCCCGATATGACCCGTTCACATTTCGATGCGCAGGATTACATGGAAAGCGGAACGCCGGGGGTAAAGATTACATCCGATGGTTGGCTCAATCGCGCTCTCCAGGCCGAGAGGTCGACCGAAGCCCTCTCACCCTTCCGTGCCGTCGCTCTTGGCGCTCAAGTGCCTCGGACCCTTGAAGGAAAGGTTCCAGCTATAGCCGTCAACAATCTAAGAGATTTCTCCGTCGCCGGACGCGGTCCACAGGCATCGCCCATCAGCAATGCGTTTCAGGCGATGTACGATTCCAGCTCAGATGTGATGTTGCACAGCACTGGGCAGGAGACCTTTGAAGCCGTAAAGATGCTTCGCGCAGCCAATCCTGCGAAGTACACGCCTGCCTCCGGCGTTATTTACCCCAATACCCAATTTGGTAATAGTCTCAAGCAGATAGCACAGCTTTTGAAAGCAAACCTTGGAGTTGAAGCGGCCTTTGCTGACATTGGTGGATGGGATACGCATCAAAACCAGGGAAATAGTCGCGGACAGCTTGCTAACCGTTTGCAGGAGTTCTCCGACAGTATCTCTGGCTTCTGGAAGGACATGGGTGACGAAGCAGAAAATATCACGTTGGTGACCATGTCCGAATTCGGGCGCACAGCCCGGCAGAACGGAACTGGGGGAACGGATCATGGGCACGCCAATGTGATGTTTGTTCTTGGTGGCCAGGTCAAAGGCGGAAAGATCTACGGTAGATGGCCCGGACTATCAAATGAACAGTTGAATGAAGGGCGAGATCTCACTGTTACCACAGATTTTAGGCGTGTTTTAGGAGAGGCCGCATATCGTTCTCTTGGAGCCGGAAATCTCGATGTTGTCTTCCCAGGGGGGGCCGTCTCTCCGTCAGGCTTTCTAGGAATCCTCGGTTAGAAAAGACTTTCTGAATATTCCTTCATAATTCTGTTTTTGGAAAATTGATGAGACGAACCTTCAGAAAAATGAATAATCCACACAACTTTCCGTCACAGCTGGCGTCTTATTGGATGTAACACATAAATTGCTGGAGTTCGCTGTTCCCACAACTTCGGCTTCCTATATCCGCAATACCAGATCCCTCCCAATAATAGGGCCTCCAAAGCATCGGAGGTCCTTCTCGCCTTTCAGGATCAATGCTTTGTGTTTACGAAAATCCCAGCTTACGATCCAGAGCGCAGGCTCCAGAGCCATAAAAGAAGAGCATCAGGGCAATCGCCAGCAGAGCCAGAGCATACTCCGAGCCTGCGTATCCATGATGGCGATCGACCATGATCAAAGCGACCAGCATGTTGATCGTGATCAGAAAAGCTGTAAAGCGGGTAAAAAGCCCTAAAAGGATCAGTATCCCGCCTATAAACTCCGTCAGAGCTGAAACGATTCCCAGCCATGCAGGGAGTCCCAGAGAGGCTACTAGCCTGCTGTGGTGCTCAAGAGCTGCAAAAGTATCGCCGCCATGAGAGGGAACAACCTTGGCGTAGCCATGGTGCACCATCGCGACACCCAGCACGAGCCGGAGAAAGAACGCACCCCAGGGTTGCAGAGAATTGAGTGAACTGATCATTGCGGTTAATCCAGCCTATCGCAGATCTCCGTTGGCTACGGAGCCTTGATGCCTGAGAGTGCCGGAGTAGATATCACCAGATACTGATCCAGAAAACGGCGAATGGCATCGTCGAAAAGCTCCCCCTTATTGGATGGAAGCGCAATCGTAATCTTTGGAGTTGCTGCCGTTTGAAATGCCTTTGGTTCTTCTCGTTCGCCACTGATCAACAACTTGGGCTTGCTGAGATTGGACAAAGGTTCAGCAAGAGGAAAATCCTCATGGAAGAGCATTCCCACAGGCAACAGCCTCCAGCGTGTATCGTGGCGCACGATCTCGCGAAGGTCTGCATGGGGGGAGTCCAGAATTACTCCCGGAATCTCCGGATGGATCTCCGCCAAACGAACCGCCAGAGAAGCCCCTACGCCTACGCCGTATGGAAGGATGGAACTGGCCGCGATTTTATGAATTCCTGTGAGATAGTCCCAGGCCGCTTCGCTGTCTTCTTCCATCAGTTGTTGGCTCGGATGGGCCTGTTTGCTTTGACCATAGCCGCGGTAATCGAAGATAAAAACATTCAGACCAAGATCATGTAGTGCTTTCTGAGTGCCGAAAAAACTGGCTCGGTTTCCATCTCCGCCAGGCAGAAAAAGGATCGTGATCTGTCCGTAGCGACTCCCCGCCGCCGCAGGCAGCCACTCTCCGACCAGCTGCGGTTGTGCAGAGGAGTCAGGGGCGAAACGAATGAGATGATCCTGATCGGTAGTAAGAGGCTTTTCCTGTACGGGATGAAGCACAATCTGCCATTGACCGTGGTAGAACAGCAGGCAAAGTGTTAGGTAAGTGCAGAAAGCCGCGGCAAGAACGACGACAAGAGTGGCCTTCAGCAGCCAGGCACCCTGGACATTCTCCGTACGGGGTTGCGTCTGTCGAGTAGTCTTTGGAGTGCGGCGGGACATCGAAAGGGTCTACTACGACTCTAGCATCTCTCTCAAGTGGAACTCCGAACGATAGCATAGAGAGGGAGGAGTTGAATTGTCGAAGTGGGTGAAGTTGTGCAGTCTCTCTGAGGCTCCCGCTCTCGGGGTCGTTGCAGAGTTGGAGGTTGAAGGGGTAGGAGTTTGTCTGGCAAATATCGACGGGGAGTTTTCGGCGCTCGATAACTGGTGCCCTCATCGTCGCGGCCCATTGGGGC
This portion of the Edaphobacter sp. 4G125 genome encodes:
- a CDS encoding mechanosensitive ion channel family protein → MLHLAIALQGIPEEERLSYVLSHGWHQDILIFVRDKAPKLLGVLIITFILLRIVQFFVKRLRKRAEQQVGNFHRAAQLRTMASILRATSYGVIGFLAFLQVLTIFDIPYQPLLASAGILGVGIGLGAQSIFKDMINGIFILLEDQYNVGEVVTIAGLKGTVEDLSLRSTRLRDGDGALYVIPNSQIATVSNQSRDFSIAQLPVSVDASANPDRVMEVLRKLANDVRNDSAFKDIIISAPDILGVNEIRGREIIYPVHIRVRANQRDGVLRELRRRIILTFEKEGIPLGISGNMLIMQQKADPTTPPASTSIGA
- a CDS encoding sodium-translocating pyrophosphatase, coding for MYGLSLLAMSLQEQVPLTPATGDGSNGQIWLWIALAVGILALVAAVLLARMVIAADTGTPDMQVISNAIREGAEAFLRRQYRTIGIIAVVLAVILFIGYHMSERTAPYAWKMVVSFLVGAICSAVAGYTGMYCSIRANIRTASAARTSLNRALQMALRGGAVTGLVVVALSLVGIGLLFLLFGGLENPRAVPYQLVGFGFGASLVALFAQLGGGIYTKAADVGADLVGKVEAGIPEDDPRNPAVIADLVGDNVGDCAGRGADIFESTAAENVGAMVLGAALYPVFGIKGILFPLVVHAINLIASIVGVFVVKSSEQEDPMHALNRGFYLTSTLALLGFAGAVYGMLNGPAVEPIWLLGCGVIGLATAFLFVWITEYYTESVYRPVKSIAEASLTGPATNIISGLAVGMETPALPVIVISAALLLSYYFGVRGLAGVVGISEYEKGIYGTAIATMGMLSCAAYILAMDTFGPITDNAGGIIEMSHQPHEIRERTDKLDSAGNTTKALTKGYAIGSASLAAFLLFSAYLEEIKTIVIDKVTNAGGYMPAGWSFTNINLAQVPVFVGALLGAMLTYLFSSLAIKAVGRTAQMVVQDVRAQFRENPGIMEGTSKPDYGRCVHIVTGAALREMVVPGLLAVGLPVVVGLIFRHFSSSYHASTAAYAPGTVLPVPAIAGHAVNLGGAEAVAGLLMVGTISGILLAMLMNNGGGAWDNAKKFIETGQYGGKKSEAHKAAVVGDTVGDPFKDTAGPSLHVLIKLLATITLVLAPLFV
- a CDS encoding alpha-ketoacid dehydrogenase subunit alpha/beta yields the protein MEKKKAAEAVSGTTLTREQLVRFYRLMYLSRRTDDREIVLKRQQKIFFQISCAGHEALLVAAGMAMRPGYDWFFPYYRDRAICLTLGQTVEDQLLQAVGAADDPSSGGRQMPSHWSSPQLHIVSPSSSTATQCLHAVGCSEAGRYFSKHPEAAAKHDGDYRAFKDVAFHGDEVVYTSIGEGATSQGEFWEALNTASNEKLPVLFVIEDNGYAISTPVETNTPGGNISRLVANFPNFHFAEVDGTDPIASYNAMVEAVAWCRSGKGPAFVHGHVIRPYSHSLSDDERLYRPASELEADALRDPISRMQMWLLREGILDADAINRLERQVDEEVQRAADKAVIAPFPTPDTILKHVYSEHLTPMDSSFDRKPEITADRSERTMADLINLCLKDEMRRDDRIVVFGEDVADATRDQPLREGKLKGKGGVFKLTSGLQLEFGNDRVWNSPLAEANIVGRAIGMAVRGLKPVVEIQFFDYIWPAMHQMRNEMSVLRWRSNDGFSCPMVMRVPIGGYLTGGSIYHSQSGESIFTHTPGVRVVMPSNALDALGLLRTAIRCDDPVLFLEHKRLYRETFGRGIYPGPDYTIPFGKASIVRPGKDLTLVTYGAVVPRALQAAQKIHREKGIDVELIDLRSLSPYDWETIAESVRKTNRVIVAHEDMMSWGYGAEIAARIADELFHDLDAPVRRVAAMDTFVAYQPLLEDVILPQSQDLYEAIEKLAAF
- a CDS encoding DUF1501 domain-containing protein, with protein sequence MAQFSITRRGFMKGGALALVGTSTIPSFLTRSVLAEATTAAANHKKLVVLFQRGAADGLNIVVPYREKNYYAMRPSIAIRENEVLDLNGFFGLHPSMASLKPLYDQGHLAIVHAAGSPDMTRSHFDAQDYMESGTPGVKITSDGWLNRALQAERSTEALSPFRAVALGAQVPRTLEGKVPAIAVNNLRDFSVAGRGPQASPISNAFQAMYDSSSDVMLHSTGQETFEAVKMLRAANPAKYTPASGVIYPNTQFGNSLKQIAQLLKANLGVEAAFADIGGWDTHQNQGNSRGQLANRLQEFSDSISGFWKDMGDEAENITLVTMSEFGRTARQNGTGGTDHGHANVMFVLGGQVKGGKIYGRWPGLSNEQLNEGRDLTVTTDFRRVLGEAAYRSLGAGNLDVVFPGGAVSPSGFLGILG
- a CDS encoding DoxX family protein — translated: MISSLNSLQPWGAFFLRLVLGVAMVHHGYAKVVPSHGGDTFAALEHHSRLVASLGLPAWLGIVSALTEFIGGILILLGLFTRFTAFLITINMLVALIMVDRHHGYAGSEYALALLAIALMLFFYGSGACALDRKLGFS
- a CDS encoding alpha/beta hydrolase — encoded protein: MSRRTPKTTRQTQPRTENVQGAWLLKATLVVVLAAAFCTYLTLCLLFYHGQWQIVLHPVQEKPLTTDQDHLIRFAPDSSAQPQLVGEWLPAAAGSRYGQITILFLPGGDGNRASFFGTQKALHDLGLNVFIFDYRGYGQSKQAHPSQQLMEEDSEAAWDYLTGIHKIAASSILPYGVGVGASLAVRLAEIHPEIPGVILDSPHADLREIVRHDTRWRLLPVGMLFHEDFPLAEPLSNLSKPKLLISGEREEPKAFQTAATPKITIALPSNKGELFDDAIRRFLDQYLVISTPALSGIKAP
- a CDS encoding Rieske (2Fe-2S) protein translates to MSKWVKLCSLSEAPALGVVAELEVEGVGVCLANIDGEFSALDNWCPHRRGPLGQGWIERDCVVCPWHSWTFHTKTGEAEFPPNERVDVFPLRIEGEDILIDIE